TTGAAATACAATTGCATTCATTATATCAGCAAGAAAGACCAGATGTAATTTACATAGAAACAACAGGCGTTGCACATCCAATTGAAGTGTTAGATGCATGTGTATCACCAATTTTAGCACCTTTCTTAGAAGTGAAATCAATTGTAGTCGTTTTAGATGCAGTAAGATGGCTAAATCGAAGTATATTAAGTGCAAATGTGCAACAGTTACTGCATGAGCAAATGAAATTTGGTAGTCACCTTCTTATTAATAAATCAGATTTACTAACAGAAGAAGATAAGAACAAAGTATTTGAAGAAGTGAAAGCAATAAATAGTCATGCGAAATTGTTTGAAACAAAATATTGTAATATATCTTTAAATGATATAGAAGAAGCTGAATTTGTGAGTGATGGGGAACACGAGACACTTCATGTTAAACAGCATTTACATATACAAACGATGACGTATCAATTCACGAAATCGATTGATCAAGACAAATTATATGAATGGCTTTCGAATTTACCAGATAGTATTTATCGAGTGAAAGGTTTTGTGAAATTCCATGGAGATAAATACCCTCATCTATTCCAATATTCGTTTGGGGTACCGACTTTATTGGAGCAAGATTTTGGTTTCCCGACAAACTTGGTAGTAATAGGGGAAGGGCTAGATAAGAAACAATTGATTGAAGGGTTAGAGAAGGTCGAGCTTAATTCTAACTGAAAGTAAAAGACTAACCTATTTTAGGTTAGTTTTTTTTAGTGTACGGAAAAGTGCTTGTCGGATTTTGCCTAATTAAAATAGTTGTAAAATTCAGAAATAAATTTATAATCAAATCTAAGAGGTGATTCAGGTGTCAGAAAAAATAATAGTGGATGTAAAAAACTTAACAACAAAAGGACTTGAAACGAGAGAAAAGTTATTGTGTGCTGCAGAAAAAGTATTTGGTAGTAAAGGATATTATGAGGCTTCTATTGTGAATATTACGCAAGAAGCAAATGTGGCACATGGAACATTTTATAATTATTTTCCAACTAAAAAAGATATATTTGATGAATTAATTCTTAAGTTTAACCGTGAGTTACGCTTAATTATTAAAGAAGAAATGAAGGGGATATCAAGTTATGAAGAGGCACAAAGAAGAGGTTTTCAGGCCTTTTTTCGATGGGTGAAAGATCGTCCTAATCTATATAACATTGTACAACAGGCGGTAGTTGTTGATGATAATTTATATAGATGGTATTATGCAAAGCTAGCAAATGGATTTTTAAAAAGTTTATCGGCTGGCATGGAAGCGGGAGAATTTAAACGACTTGATAAAGAAACAATTGCGTATTGTCTTATGTCAATTGGTCAATTTTTAGGAATGCGATGGGGCTATTGGGAAGAGAAAGATGTTCCGGAAGATGTATTTGAAGCAGCGATGTCATTAATATTTGAAGGATTGAGAAAGAGATAAGGGAGTGGGGAAAATATGCAAGGCATTGCTTATTGGATTGAAAAACGGGCCTATTTGCATCCAGATCGCATTGCCATTATTACAGAAGAGGAGGAAATGACATATAAACAGTTAAATGAGTATGTAAGTAAAGTAGCAGCATATTTAATTTACGACTTAAATGTGCAAAAAGGAGAGAGGATAGCTATTTTATCACAAAATAGCTTGGAATATATTGTACTTTTATTTGCTATAGCAAAGGTAGAATGTATTGCTGTTCCACTGAATATACGGTTAACAGAAAATGAACTTATATTTCAGTTGAAAGATAGTGGAGCTACAGTTTTATTTGTAGAGGAAACATTTCAAAATATGGCACTGTCAATGCAGAATGTAACATATATACAAAGAGTTATTTCGATTAAAAGTTTAAAAGAAATAGAAGATAGAAAAATTGACAACTTTGAAGAGATAAATGAAAGCGCATCCTTTATTATATGTTATACCTCGGGGACAACAGGACAACCGAAAGGAGCTGTACTTACACAAGAGAATATGTTTTGGAATGCGCTTAATAATACATTTGCGATTGACCTAACTGTTCATGACCGCTCCATTGTGTTATTGCCTTTATTTCATATTGGTGGGATTGGTTTATTCGCATTTCCAACTTTATTTGCAGGTGGAATAATCATTGTTCCGAGAAAATTTGAGCCAACCATAGCTCTTTCTATGATAGAAAAATATAAAGTGACTGTTGTAATGGGAGTACCTACAATTCACCAAGCATTAATTAATTGCGCAAAGTTTGAAACTACAAATTTACAATCAGTTCGCTGGTTTTATAACGGTGGTGCACCATGTCCAGAAGAGTTGATGAGAGAATTTATAGATAGAGGATTTTTATTTGGTCAAGGCTTTGGTATGACTGAAACATCACCAACCGTATTTATGCTTTCAGAAGAAGATGCAAGACGTAAAGTAGGCTCAATTGGAAAACCT
This genomic interval from Bacillus cereus contains the following:
- a CDS encoding CobW family GTP-binding protein; amino-acid sequence: MNKVEIHILGGFLGSGKSTLLQNLLLAEKKKNRKVAVLMNEIGEYSVDTDIIGKENVLRELLKGCICCTLKEELEIQLHSLYQQERPDVIYIETTGVAHPIEVLDACVSPILAPFLEVKSIVVVLDAVRWLNRSILSANVQQLLHEQMKFGSHLLINKSDLLTEEDKNKVFEEVKAINSHAKLFETKYCNISLNDIEEAEFVSDGEHETLHVKQHLHIQTMTYQFTKSIDQDKLYEWLSNLPDSIYRVKGFVKFHGDKYPHLFQYSFGVPTLLEQDFGFPTNLVVIGEGLDKKQLIEGLEKVELNSN
- a CDS encoding TetR/AcrR family transcriptional regulator — its product is MSEKIIVDVKNLTTKGLETREKLLCAAEKVFGSKGYYEASIVNITQEANVAHGTFYNYFPTKKDIFDELILKFNRELRLIIKEEMKGISSYEEAQRRGFQAFFRWVKDRPNLYNIVQQAVVVDDNLYRWYYAKLANGFLKSLSAGMEAGEFKRLDKETIAYCLMSIGQFLGMRWGYWEEKDVPEDVFEAAMSLIFEGLRKR
- a CDS encoding o-succinylbenzoate--CoA ligase; this translates as MQGIAYWIEKRAYLHPDRIAIITEEEEMTYKQLNEYVSKVAAYLIYDLNVQKGERIAILSQNSLEYIVLLFAIAKVECIAVPLNIRLTENELIFQLKDSGATVLFVEETFQNMALSMQNVTYIQRVISIKSLKEIEDRKIDNFEEINESASFIICYTSGTTGQPKGAVLTQENMFWNALNNTFAIDLTVHDRSIVLLPLFHIGGIGLFAFPTLFAGGIIIVPRKFEPTIALSMIEKYKVTVVMGVPTIHQALINCAKFETTNLQSVRWFYNGGAPCPEELMREFIDRGFLFGQGFGMTETSPTVFMLSEEDARRKVGSIGKPVLFCDYVLIDENKNKVEIGEVGELLIRGPNVMKGYWNRPDATEETIQDGWLYTGDLARVDEDGFVYIVGRKKEMIISGGENIYPLEVEQVINKLSEVCEVAVIGTQHVKWGEIPIAFIVKKSCSVLTEKEVIDHCRLFLAKYKVPKEIVFLEEFPKNATGKIQKAQLANQLKSR